In Egicoccus sp. AB-alg2, a single genomic region encodes these proteins:
- a CDS encoding RNA polymerase sigma factor, with protein sequence MLQRSERDALRQLAHAELPRLYALARRLGGGDPEDLVQETLLRACRSFGSLRDVRAGPKWLTTILTNVWRDWLRHEHRVPDEVPVDDEDGFSLYRTLEEEDPFPYSDTLHVDFLGAFSEHDVHVVLQRIPPLYRAPLVLRYVEGCSVDEVARMLERPAGTVMSQLHRGRQRFERELWRYAEESGLLSGAAGEPHLQEAAP encoded by the coding sequence GTGCTGCAGAGGAGCGAACGGGACGCGCTGCGACAGCTCGCCCACGCCGAGCTGCCGCGGCTGTACGCCCTCGCACGGCGGCTGGGCGGCGGCGACCCGGAGGACCTGGTCCAGGAGACGCTGCTGCGGGCCTGCCGGTCCTTCGGTTCGCTGCGTGACGTGCGGGCCGGCCCGAAGTGGCTGACCACCATCCTCACCAACGTCTGGCGGGACTGGCTGCGCCACGAGCACCGCGTCCCCGACGAGGTACCGGTCGACGACGAGGACGGCTTCTCGCTGTACCGGACGTTGGAGGAGGAGGACCCGTTCCCCTACTCCGACACCCTCCACGTCGACTTCCTCGGAGCCTTCTCCGAGCACGACGTCCACGTCGTCCTCCAGCGGATCCCGCCGCTGTACCGCGCCCCGTTGGTGCTGCGCTACGTCGAGGGGTGCAGCGTCGACGAGGTCGCGCGGATGCTCGAACGGCCGGCCGGCACGGTGATGTCCCAGCTGCACCGGGGCCGGCAGCGGTTCGAGCGTGAGCTGTGGCGCTACGCCGAGGAGTCGGGACTGCTCTCCGGCGCCGCCGGTGAACCGCACCTGCAGGAGGCCGCCCCATGA
- a CDS encoding zf-HC2 domain-containing protein, protein MTPAMGCADAVRNLWEYLDGELARHDHDALEAHLDWCRRCCGELALAEELRSLLTDRTTTDVPVDVLDRLETFVAGLHDDDGKVHG, encoded by the coding sequence ATGACGCCAGCGATGGGTTGCGCCGACGCCGTCCGGAACCTGTGGGAGTACCTCGACGGCGAACTCGCTCGCCACGACCACGACGCGCTCGAGGCACACCTTGACTGGTGCCGCCGCTGCTGCGGCGAGCTGGCGCTGGCCGAGGAACTGCGCAGCCTGCTGACGGACCGAACCACGACCGACGTGCCGGTCGACGTCCTCGACCGGCTGGAGACGTTCGTGGCGGGACTGCACGACGACGACGGGAAGGTGCACGGATGA
- a CDS encoding methyltransferase domain-containing protein, which yields MTDQAARDLLFQDDVRAAVRSAYGGIPTGAGRAMAARLYAPEELALVPDAAIDWALGVGNPTRYAAIARGEVVLDVGCGGGIDSVLAARRVGDEGRVVGLDLLPEMRDRARRAAGDAGVADRCEFRVGEMEAIPLADDSVDVVVSNGVLNLSPRKSRALAEAARVLRPGGRLCIVDLAVDDDLPDEVLSSPAAWAGCIAGAVSQGVLAKKLANAGFDAIRIERLEAFGIDDVALYPLFTDDVLTMMRRLLAADAQVALSVLVQARMP from the coding sequence ATGACCGACCAGGCCGCTCGGGACCTGCTGTTCCAGGACGACGTCCGCGCCGCGGTGCGCAGCGCCTACGGCGGCATCCCGACGGGTGCCGGACGGGCCATGGCGGCGCGGCTCTACGCGCCCGAGGAGCTCGCGCTCGTTCCCGACGCGGCCATCGACTGGGCATTGGGTGTCGGCAACCCGACCAGGTACGCCGCCATCGCCCGCGGTGAGGTGGTCCTGGACGTCGGCTGCGGCGGGGGCATCGACAGCGTGCTCGCGGCGCGACGGGTCGGCGACGAAGGGCGGGTCGTCGGTCTCGACCTGCTGCCCGAGATGCGCGATCGCGCTCGACGCGCCGCCGGGGATGCCGGCGTGGCGGACCGGTGCGAGTTCCGGGTCGGCGAGATGGAGGCCATCCCCCTGGCCGACGACTCGGTGGACGTCGTCGTGTCCAACGGCGTGCTCAACCTCTCGCCACGAAAGAGTCGCGCCCTCGCCGAGGCCGCCCGGGTGCTGCGCCCGGGCGGTCGGCTGTGCATCGTCGACCTCGCCGTCGACGACGACCTGCCAGACGAGGTGCTGTCGAGCCCCGCCGCGTGGGCCGGCTGCATCGCCGGCGCCGTCTCGCAAGGCGTCCTGGCCAAGAAGCTCGCGAACGCCGGCTTCGACGCGATCCGGATCGAGCGCCTGGAGGCCTTCGGCATCGACGACGTGGCGCTCTACCCGCTGTTCACCGACGACGTGCTGACGATGATGCGCCGACTGCTGGCGGCAGACGCCCAGGTCGCGCTCAGCGTGCTCGTGCAGGCCCGCATGCCCTGA
- a CDS encoding bifunctional [glutamine synthetase] adenylyltransferase/[glutamine synthetase]-adenylyl-L-tyrosine phosphorylase, whose protein sequence is MATPRRRSVRARLAAAGLDPDRARQRLDEAGLLRNEQLDDELLSALSRAADPSDALNCLTELASRHPSLYGEVRDEEDWLARVIAVGGVSRPLGDLLSLHPDAVHALRTLEPVDVDRVADQVADAIRAEDDPPRQAAAVASIRRGATADIAARDLTGIADVEEVGAELARLAEAVLEGTVRAVHEEVAQGSPCARLSVIGMGKLGGEELNYVSDVDVVFVHEPVSPDAEGAAEQATREAKQVFTRCLELLNASTTMGRAYEVDPTLRPEGRSGPLSRPVASFVAYWERWAKTWEFQALLKARPVAGDRALGAELLAKAEPFVWPDRLDADVVAEVREMKSRIEAKPEVVRHGERQLKLGPGGLRDIEFAVQLLQLVHGRGDRSLRLTGTLPTLRALQRNGYVAEEDAEAFADAYRMLRTVEHRLQLAHERRTHTIPDDADRQEWLARSLGYRSDGEEPARTPFLRELNRVQTRVRELHAKLFYRPLLETYATIPAEAAGLSVPVEAKRMGDTAAEERLVALGFRDGRAALRHVRAMTAGVSRRARTMRAVLPAILSLLQDTPDPDTGLKSFRELVDAQGDTAKLLEHLRDHPPASELLARVLGTSRVAGELLVSQPQGIDWLRDDHLRDRPRTRDDLVRMAMGRLHWQDTTAALRRFKRLELLRIVLRDLADATTVSGVGEELTALGEACLTGALRAELRRQARERGLESPDDLPVSVAIVGMGKLGGRELNYVSDLDVLFVHDVAEGADESDANKLALTVAGNVMRSLSDITAEGTAFEVDADLRPEGRNGPLSRSLGSYLTYWSRWSEPWEAQALLKARVVAGDRDLGQRMVDAARDLAYPAEFGERDAQRIRRMKARIEKERIPRRVDPERHLKLGPGGLSDVEWIVQMLQLQHGSTETAVRSTATMAALDGAQDASLLDHADAKCLREGYRFLSLVRNRLYLLRQRDVDVVPANPQTLELLARSMGYPRGRWQDLEEDRRRHQRHVRQVFDRLFYGLDPGQHTNGW, encoded by the coding sequence ATGGCCACCCCGCGCCGACGTTCCGTGCGGGCCCGCCTCGCGGCGGCCGGGCTCGACCCCGACCGCGCACGGCAGCGCCTGGACGAGGCCGGCCTGCTGCGCAACGAGCAGCTCGACGACGAGCTGCTCTCCGCACTCTCGCGGGCGGCCGACCCGTCGGACGCGCTCAACTGCCTCACCGAGCTGGCCTCCCGCCATCCCTCGCTGTACGGCGAGGTCCGCGACGAGGAGGACTGGCTCGCCCGCGTGATCGCGGTCGGCGGCGTGTCGCGGCCGCTCGGCGACCTGCTCTCGCTGCACCCCGACGCCGTCCACGCGCTGCGGACCCTGGAGCCGGTCGACGTCGACCGGGTCGCCGACCAGGTCGCCGACGCGATCCGCGCGGAGGACGACCCGCCCCGGCAGGCGGCGGCGGTCGCCAGCATCCGGCGCGGCGCGACCGCCGACATCGCGGCCCGGGACCTGACCGGCATCGCCGACGTCGAAGAGGTGGGGGCGGAGCTCGCGCGCCTGGCCGAGGCCGTGCTCGAGGGCACGGTCCGTGCGGTGCACGAGGAGGTCGCGCAGGGGTCGCCCTGCGCCCGGCTGAGCGTCATCGGCATGGGCAAGCTCGGCGGTGAGGAGCTCAACTACGTCTCCGACGTGGACGTCGTGTTCGTGCACGAGCCGGTGTCACCGGACGCCGAGGGTGCGGCCGAGCAGGCCACGCGTGAGGCCAAGCAGGTGTTCACCCGCTGCCTGGAGCTGCTCAACGCGTCCACCACGATGGGGCGCGCGTACGAGGTCGACCCGACCCTTCGGCCCGAGGGTCGGTCCGGCCCGCTGTCGCGGCCGGTGGCCTCGTTCGTGGCCTACTGGGAGCGGTGGGCCAAGACGTGGGAATTCCAGGCACTGCTGAAGGCGCGCCCGGTCGCCGGCGACCGGGCGCTCGGTGCCGAGCTGCTGGCCAAGGCGGAGCCGTTCGTGTGGCCCGACCGCCTCGACGCCGACGTGGTCGCCGAGGTCCGCGAGATGAAGTCGCGCATCGAGGCCAAGCCGGAGGTGGTCCGCCACGGCGAGCGCCAGCTCAAGCTCGGACCCGGTGGGCTGCGCGACATCGAGTTCGCGGTCCAGCTGCTGCAACTGGTCCACGGGCGCGGCGACCGCTCGCTGCGGCTGACCGGCACGCTGCCGACCCTGCGGGCCCTGCAGCGCAACGGGTACGTGGCCGAGGAGGACGCGGAGGCGTTCGCCGACGCCTACCGGATGCTGCGCACCGTCGAGCACCGTCTGCAGCTCGCCCACGAGCGGCGCACCCACACCATCCCCGACGACGCCGACCGCCAGGAGTGGCTGGCCCGGTCGCTGGGCTACCGCAGCGACGGCGAGGAACCGGCCCGCACGCCATTCCTGCGCGAGCTCAACCGGGTGCAGACCCGCGTCCGGGAGCTGCACGCCAAGCTGTTCTACCGCCCGCTGCTGGAAACCTACGCCACCATCCCGGCCGAGGCCGCCGGGTTGTCGGTGCCGGTCGAGGCCAAGCGGATGGGCGACACCGCCGCCGAGGAACGCCTGGTGGCCCTGGGCTTCCGCGACGGGCGCGCCGCGCTGCGTCACGTGCGGGCCATGACGGCCGGCGTCAGCCGGCGTGCGCGCACGATGCGGGCCGTGTTGCCCGCGATCCTGAGCCTGCTGCAGGACACCCCCGACCCCGACACGGGACTCAAGAGCTTCCGCGAGCTGGTCGACGCGCAAGGCGACACCGCCAAGCTGCTCGAGCACCTGCGCGACCATCCGCCCGCGTCCGAGCTGCTGGCCCGCGTCCTCGGCACCAGCCGGGTCGCCGGCGAGTTGCTGGTCAGCCAGCCGCAGGGCATCGACTGGCTGCGTGACGACCACCTCCGGGACCGGCCACGCACCCGCGACGACCTCGTGCGCATGGCGATGGGACGCCTGCACTGGCAGGACACGACCGCGGCGCTGCGGCGCTTCAAGCGGCTGGAACTGCTGCGCATCGTGCTGCGCGACCTGGCCGACGCGACGACCGTCTCGGGGGTCGGGGAGGAGCTGACGGCCCTCGGCGAGGCCTGCCTGACGGGGGCGCTGCGTGCCGAGTTGCGGCGTCAGGCCCGCGAACGGGGGCTGGAATCGCCCGACGACCTGCCGGTCTCCGTCGCGATCGTCGGGATGGGCAAGCTCGGGGGCCGCGAGCTCAACTACGTCTCGGACCTCGACGTGCTGTTCGTGCACGACGTGGCCGAGGGCGCCGACGAGTCGGACGCCAACAAGCTCGCGCTGACGGTCGCCGGCAACGTCATGCGGTCGCTGTCGGACATCACCGCCGAGGGCACCGCCTTCGAGGTCGATGCGGACCTGCGACCGGAAGGCCGCAACGGGCCGTTGTCACGGTCCCTCGGGTCGTACCTGACGTACTGGAGCCGCTGGTCCGAACCGTGGGAGGCGCAGGCGCTGCTGAAAGCGCGGGTCGTGGCCGGCGACCGCGACCTCGGCCAGCGGATGGTCGACGCCGCCCGCGACCTGGCGTACCCGGCCGAGTTCGGCGAGCGTGACGCGCAGCGGATCCGTCGCATGAAGGCGCGCATCGAGAAGGAGCGGATCCCGCGTCGGGTCGATCCGGAACGGCACCTCAAGCTCGGACCCGGCGGGCTCTCGGACGTCGAATGGATCGTGCAGATGCTGCAACTGCAGCACGGGTCCACGGAGACCGCCGTGCGCAGCACCGCGACGATGGCGGCGTTGGACGGCGCCCAGGACGCGAGCCTGCTCGACCACGCCGACGCCAAGTGCCTGCGGGAGGGCTACCGGTTCCTGTCGCTCGTGCGCAACCGGCTGTACCTGCTGCGTCAGCGTGACGTGGACGTGGTGCCGGCCAACCCGCAGACGCTGGAGCTGCTGGCCCGCTCGATGGGCTACCCGCGCGGTCGCTGGCAGGACCTCGAGGAGGACCGCCGACGCCACCAGCGTCACGTGCGGCAGGTCTTCGACCGGCTCTTCTACGGGCTGGACCCGGGCCAGCACACCAACGGCTGGTAG
- the glnA gene encoding type I glutamate--ammonia ligase gives MDKQQEYVLRTVEERDVRFIRLWFTDVQGFLKSVAITAAELENAFTEGIGFDGSSIEGFARVQEADMLVVPDASTFQILPWRPESQGVARMFCDILTPDGQPFGADPRYVLKRTLERAADMGFTFYVHPEMEFFLFESAESTKPLDNGSYFDMTPLDVQQDFRRQTINTLERMGISVEFSHHEVAPSQHEIDLRYADALTMADNIMTFRLVVKETALQRGIYATFMPKPMEGEWGSAMHLHLSLFEGDNNAFHDAGDSYHLSPTARAFTAGLLRHAREITAVTNQWVNSYKRLTARLHGPQPSGEAPIFVTWGHSNRSALVRVPMYKPRKGASTRIEYRAPDPATNPYLAFALILSAGLKGIEEGYELPEESEENAFELTPAERAASGIERLPASLGEALAVMENSELVAETLGEHLFAFFLANKRREWDEYQAHVTTFELDRYLPLL, from the coding sequence ATGGACAAGCAGCAGGAGTACGTGCTCCGCACCGTCGAGGAGCGCGACGTCCGCTTCATCCGGCTGTGGTTCACCGACGTGCAGGGCTTCCTGAAGAGCGTCGCGATCACGGCGGCCGAACTGGAAAACGCCTTCACGGAGGGCATCGGCTTCGACGGCTCCTCCATCGAGGGGTTCGCGCGCGTCCAGGAAGCCGACATGCTGGTCGTCCCGGATGCCTCGACGTTCCAGATCCTGCCGTGGCGGCCGGAGTCGCAGGGCGTCGCGCGGATGTTCTGCGACATCCTGACCCCGGACGGCCAGCCGTTCGGCGCGGATCCGCGCTACGTGCTCAAGCGCACGCTCGAGCGGGCCGCGGACATGGGGTTCACGTTCTACGTGCACCCGGAGATGGAGTTCTTCCTGTTCGAGAGTGCGGAGTCGACCAAGCCGCTGGACAACGGCTCGTACTTCGACATGACGCCCCTCGACGTGCAGCAGGACTTCCGGCGGCAGACGATCAACACGCTGGAGCGCATGGGGATCTCCGTCGAGTTCTCGCACCACGAGGTGGCGCCGTCGCAGCACGAGATCGACCTGCGCTACGCCGACGCCCTGACGATGGCGGACAACATCATGACGTTCCGCCTCGTCGTGAAGGAGACGGCGCTGCAGCGGGGCATCTACGCGACCTTCATGCCCAAGCCCATGGAGGGGGAGTGGGGCAGTGCGATGCACCTGCACCTGTCGCTGTTCGAGGGCGACAACAACGCGTTCCACGACGCCGGTGACTCGTACCACCTCTCGCCGACCGCCCGTGCCTTCACGGCCGGACTGTTGCGGCACGCCCGCGAGATCACTGCCGTCACCAACCAGTGGGTGAACTCCTACAAGCGGCTGACCGCGCGGCTGCACGGACCCCAGCCGTCCGGCGAGGCGCCGATCTTCGTCACCTGGGGCCACTCCAACCGCAGCGCGCTCGTGCGGGTGCCGATGTACAAGCCGCGCAAGGGTGCCTCGACCCGCATCGAGTACCGCGCGCCGGACCCGGCCACCAACCCCTACCTGGCGTTCGCGCTGATCCTGTCGGCCGGGCTGAAGGGCATCGAGGAGGGCTACGAGCTGCCCGAGGAGTCGGAGGAGAACGCCTTCGAGCTGACCCCGGCGGAGCGTGCCGCCTCGGGCATCGAGCGTCTGCCGGCCAGCCTGGGCGAGGCGCTGGCGGTCATGGAGAACTCCGAGCTGGTCGCGGAGACGCTCGGCGAGCACCTGTTCGCGTTCTTCCTGGCCAACAAGCGGCGTGAGTGGGACGAGTACCAGGCCCACGTGACCACGTTCGAGCTCGATCGCTACCTGCCGCTGCTATAG
- a CDS encoding ribose-phosphate diphosphokinase, whose amino-acid sequence MAEPLDIVLLAGSANRRLAGAIADYLDHPLEEGEALRFSEGNTFVRVPVSVRERDVVLVQGTGPPANDNFMELLFWIDALKRASARTVTVVMPYFSYAKGDKKDEPRVSIRARVCADAIEAAGADRVVTMDLHAPQVQGFFRIPVDDLYAMPVLCDRVAARRTGGLVVVSPDAGFAKKARLYATRLGAPLAIADKQRIDHTETAEVLDLIGDVAGRHALIVDDFTVSGGTLIEAARLLHERGAASVSAAVTHSLLRGAALRRLGDSHIGELFVTDTIDRGADDDLPKITVVSVAALFGEAIRRIAMRESVSVLFE is encoded by the coding sequence ATGGCGGAGCCGCTCGACATCGTGTTGCTGGCCGGTTCGGCGAACCGTCGGCTGGCCGGCGCCATCGCGGACTACCTCGACCACCCGCTCGAGGAGGGCGAGGCGCTGCGCTTCTCCGAGGGCAACACCTTCGTGCGGGTGCCCGTGAGCGTCCGCGAACGCGACGTGGTCCTCGTCCAGGGCACCGGCCCGCCGGCCAACGACAACTTCATGGAGTTGTTGTTCTGGATCGATGCGCTCAAGCGCGCCAGCGCCCGCACCGTCACCGTCGTGATGCCCTACTTCAGCTACGCGAAGGGCGACAAGAAGGACGAGCCGCGCGTGTCGATCCGGGCCCGGGTGTGCGCGGATGCGATCGAGGCGGCCGGCGCGGACCGGGTCGTGACGATGGACCTGCACGCCCCGCAGGTGCAGGGCTTCTTCCGCATCCCGGTCGACGACCTCTACGCGATGCCCGTGCTCTGCGATCGCGTGGCGGCCCGGAGGACCGGTGGCCTCGTGGTCGTCTCCCCGGACGCCGGCTTCGCGAAGAAGGCACGGCTGTACGCGACCCGGCTGGGGGCGCCATTGGCCATCGCGGACAAGCAGCGCATCGACCACACGGAGACCGCCGAGGTGCTCGACCTCATCGGTGACGTGGCCGGTCGGCACGCGCTGATCGTGGACGACTTCACCGTCTCCGGCGGCACGCTCATCGAGGCGGCCCGCCTGCTGCACGAGCGTGGGGCGGCGTCGGTGTCGGCCGCCGTGACCCACAGCCTGCTGCGCGGCGCCGCGCTGCGGCGGCTGGGGGACAGCCACATCGGTGAGTTGTTCGTGACCGACACGATCGACCGCGGCGCCGACGACGACCTGCCGAAGATCACGGTCGTGTCGGTCGCCGCCCTCTTCGGCGAGGCCATCCGCCGCATCGCCATGCGCGAGAGCGTCAGCGTCCTGTTCGAGTGA